A genomic segment from Flavobacterium sp. 9R encodes:
- a CDS encoding LETM1-related biofilm-associated protein encodes MINPSAPGWIDKFFTEQPFSEELSSENSASFYLKTRDTGFIYGHIISFNTINPIDSKRWFKEEISKVALLNTLYGAYCLSESDKAPEIFVAKALEFYNQMNPQGFSLLKKILPKNSRSLTLEKFIDERVQTNDGIINKNFSHLVTNALLFIDVLAFCQYLKHGEIPEKYLKRIEETVVNIVALALKIKSNKTQYDDLLIKLFEASIRYTKFSKKASLSLESLELDYFTIDLEKKYLIDITGMALWSDGVIEKEEAYFLHTLGTILNESDEFVVASIHHTNDFITKYKSEIPYFNYSNPVKHFYDQTTESVVTLVTRNKNRLVKEILESKELMVLLAHSTHRDLDEKEKKKIRKQILDICKTIPSLTIFLLPGGSLLLPILIKFIPTLLPSSFNENLEED; translated from the coding sequence ATGATTAACCCATCTGCGCCTGGTTGGATAGACAAATTTTTCACAGAACAACCTTTTTCTGAAGAACTTTCTTCAGAAAACAGTGCTTCTTTTTATCTAAAAACAAGGGATACAGGATTTATTTATGGTCACATAATTTCGTTCAACACGATAAATCCAATTGATTCCAAAAGATGGTTTAAAGAAGAAATCTCCAAAGTTGCTTTACTAAATACACTTTATGGTGCTTATTGCTTATCAGAATCTGATAAAGCACCAGAAATATTTGTAGCCAAAGCATTGGAATTCTACAACCAAATGAATCCACAGGGCTTTAGCCTACTAAAAAAAATATTGCCCAAGAACAGTAGGTCTTTGACTTTGGAAAAATTTATTGACGAAAGAGTGCAAACCAACGATGGCATCATCAATAAAAACTTTTCACATTTAGTCACCAATGCGCTTTTATTTATTGATGTTTTGGCGTTTTGCCAATACCTAAAACACGGAGAAATACCTGAAAAATACTTGAAACGTATTGAAGAAACCGTTGTCAATATTGTAGCTTTAGCATTAAAGATAAAAAGCAACAAAACACAGTATGACGATTTATTAATCAAACTTTTTGAAGCTTCGATTCGTTATACCAAATTTTCAAAAAAAGCTTCTCTATCTTTAGAATCGCTAGAACTCGATTATTTTACTATTGATTTAGAAAAAAAATACCTGATTGATATTACGGGTATGGCGCTTTGGAGCGATGGTGTAATTGAAAAAGAAGAAGCTTATTTTTTACATACTTTAGGCACTATTCTCAACGAATCCGATGAATTTGTTGTAGCATCAATTCATCACACCAATGATTTCATTACAAAATACAAAAGTGAAATCCCTTATTTCAATTATTCCAATCCTGTTAAGCATTTTTACGACCAAACTACCGAAAGTGTGGTAACTTTGGTAACCCGAAATAAAAACAGATTGGTCAAAGAAATTTTGGAGAGCAAAGAATTAATGGTACTCTTAGCCCATTCAACCCACCGTGACCTTGATGAAAAAGAGAAGAAAAAAATCAGAAAGCAAATTTTGGATATCTGCAAAACGATACCTTCGCTTACTATATTTTTATTACCCGGAGGAAGTTTATTGCTTCCAATTTTAATTAAGTTTATCCCAACTTTATTACCTTCTTCCTTCAATGAAAATTTAGAGGAAGATTAA
- a CDS encoding copper resistance protein NlpE, protein MQKAIFFTIILGLLLFSCKKEDKEATTNLTEIKADSVAGMPIDTIHTGDNSETSLDWDGIYVGITPCANCEGIETELTLGKDKTFVLKTKYIGKGSEKTNAEKGTFSWDESGSVIILNGLEHKPNQYKVGENHLVQMDMQGKIVEGNLASKYILQKK, encoded by the coding sequence ATGCAAAAAGCTATTTTTTTTACCATTATTTTAGGTCTATTGTTATTTTCGTGTAAAAAAGAAGATAAAGAAGCGACAACCAATCTTACTGAAATTAAAGCAGATTCGGTTGCAGGAATGCCAATTGATACTATTCATACTGGCGATAATTCAGAAACGTCATTGGATTGGGACGGAATATATGTTGGAATAACTCCTTGTGCTAATTGTGAAGGTATAGAGACCGAGTTAACTTTAGGAAAAGATAAAACTTTTGTTTTAAAGACAAAATATATAGGTAAGGGTTCTGAAAAGACTAATGCTGAAAAAGGAACTTTCTCTTGGGATGAATCAGGGTCTGTTATTATTTTGAATGGTTTAGAACATAAGCCTAATCAATATAAAGTAGGTGAAAATCATTTGGTTCAAATGGATATGCAAGGTAAAATAGTGGAAGGTAATTTAGCTTCTAAATATATTCTTCAAAAAAAATAG
- a CDS encoding DUF4251 domain-containing protein, whose translation MRNTLKIAIVLIVLFFSNGIVAQEKTKKQIKEDRKIEQQKVTESLVATQKFVFEGNRAFPTGYRSIDLTTNPNFVSFAKDFIKSDMPFFGRATGSVPYGGGDGGLKFEGVPSEFSIQKTKKNYQLKAKVKDKNDTYTLNLTIFFDGGASLIINSNNRASISYSGKIMAPPVN comes from the coding sequence ATGAGAAATACATTAAAAATTGCAATCGTACTGATTGTGCTGTTTTTTTCAAATGGAATAGTGGCACAAGAAAAAACAAAAAAACAGATCAAAGAAGATCGTAAAATTGAACAACAAAAAGTAACAGAATCGCTTGTTGCTACTCAAAAGTTTGTTTTTGAAGGGAATAGAGCTTTTCCAACGGGCTACAGAAGTATTGATTTGACAACGAATCCAAATTTTGTGTCTTTTGCAAAAGATTTTATAAAAAGTGATATGCCTTTTTTTGGTAGAGCTACTGGCAGTGTACCTTATGGAGGCGGTGATGGAGGTTTGAAATTTGAGGGTGTGCCAAGTGAGTTTTCCATTCAAAAAACAAAGAAGAATTATCAGTTAAAAGCAAAGGTTAAGGATAAAAATGATACTTACACCTTGAATTTGACTATTTTCTTTGATGGGGGTGCTTCATTGATAATTAATAGCAATAATAGAGCTAGTATTTCTTACTCAGGAAAAATAATGGCACCACCTGTAAATTGA
- a CDS encoding hydrogen peroxide-inducible genes activator — MTITQLKYVLAVAEHKNFTLAAEKCFVTQPTLSMQIQKIEEELNIQIFDRTKKPIQLTDIGQKIVTQAKNIVNEADRIQDIVEQQKGFIGGEFRLGIIPTIMPTLLPMFLKNFIKKYPKIRLIIEELNTADIISKLNNGHLDAAIAATPLLEDKIKEIPLYYEPFVAYIPEGHQHFSKKEIEVSDLNLDEILLLQDGHCFRDGILNLCKNSNSNEVNHFTIESGSFETLIKLADEGLGTTLLPYLHTLDLKESDKLKLRHFVEPKPAREISLIYPKNELKIQIIDALRNTIAGVIKGAIVFQNVEIISPIQKK; from the coding sequence ATGACAATCACTCAACTCAAATATGTTCTTGCCGTTGCGGAACATAAAAATTTCACCCTTGCTGCTGAAAAATGCTTTGTTACTCAACCTACATTGAGTATGCAAATTCAAAAAATAGAAGAAGAATTAAACATTCAAATATTTGACAGAACCAAAAAACCAATTCAACTTACCGACATTGGTCAAAAAATAGTTACACAAGCCAAAAATATTGTAAACGAAGCAGACCGAATTCAAGATATCGTAGAACAACAAAAAGGATTCATTGGTGGCGAATTCCGCTTGGGAATAATTCCAACGATAATGCCTACTTTATTACCGATGTTTTTGAAAAATTTCATCAAAAAGTACCCAAAAATTCGTTTGATTATTGAAGAGTTAAACACGGCAGATATCATTTCTAAACTAAACAATGGTCATTTAGACGCAGCGATTGCAGCTACACCTCTTTTGGAAGATAAAATAAAAGAAATTCCTTTGTATTATGAACCTTTCGTGGCCTATATTCCAGAAGGGCATCAACATTTTTCAAAAAAAGAAATCGAAGTTAGCGACTTGAATTTGGACGAAATCTTGCTGCTACAAGACGGACATTGCTTTAGAGATGGGATTTTGAATTTGTGCAAAAACAGCAATTCAAACGAAGTAAATCATTTTACTATTGAGAGTGGTAGTTTCGAAACCTTAATTAAACTGGCAGATGAAGGTCTCGGTACTACTTTACTCCCTTACCTTCATACCTTGGATTTAAAAGAAAGCGACAAACTAAAACTTAGACATTTTGTTGAACCAAAACCAGCAAGAGAGATTAGTTTAATTTATCCAAAAAATGAGCTAAAAATTCAGATAATAGATGCCCTAAGAAACACAATTGCTGGAGTCATAAAAGGAGCAATTGTTTTTCAGAATGTAGAAATTATAAGTCCAATCCAGAAAAAATAA
- a CDS encoding YdeI family protein — protein MEEKEHLYFKNADEWRTWLHENHHSSKGIYLLFYKVSSDYESMRWEEAVQVAICYGWIDSTVKKIDEHQRKQLFTPRKDKSVWSKLNKTYIEKLIQENAIHESGLRKIEIAKQNGSWNSLDEVENHIIPEDLQLAFNDNPKAWSNYQAFSPSYRKSYLYWLNQAKRVETRQNRIREIIRLCEQNCKSRDSY, from the coding sequence TTGGAAGAAAAGGAACATTTATATTTTAAAAATGCTGACGAATGGCGAACATGGCTTCATGAAAATCACCATTCGTCAAAAGGCATTTATCTCTTATTTTATAAAGTAAGTAGCGATTATGAAAGCATGCGCTGGGAAGAAGCCGTTCAAGTTGCTATATGCTATGGATGGATAGATTCGACAGTAAAAAAAATTGACGAACACCAACGTAAACAACTTTTCACCCCAAGAAAAGACAAAAGTGTTTGGAGTAAATTAAACAAAACCTATATCGAAAAGCTGATTCAAGAAAATGCAATACATGAAAGTGGTCTACGGAAAATCGAAATCGCAAAGCAAAATGGCTCTTGGAATTCCCTTGACGAAGTAGAAAACCATATTATACCAGAAGATTTACAACTGGCATTTAACGATAATCCAAAAGCTTGGAGCAATTATCAAGCTTTTAGTCCTTCTTATCGAAAAAGCTATTTATACTGGCTTAATCAAGCCAAAAGAGTCGAAACCAGACAAAATCGAATTCGAGAAATCATTCGCCTTTGCGAACAGAATTGCAAATCACGAGACTCCTATTAA
- a CDS encoding SulP family inorganic anion transporter, translating to MSKKINLFANLNSDFAAGLVVFLVALPLCLGIAMASGAPLFSGIISGVVGGIIVGYLSQSHISVSGPAAGLTAIILTAVTDFKAFDIFLLAAFLAGAIQLLLGFVKAGSISNYFPNNVIEGMLAGIGIIIILKQLPHAVGYDTDFEGDEAFFQTDGNNTFSSLLGFFDYIQLGSIVITLISLAILITWDKLPALKKLKLIPGALVAVVVGVILNEIFTVSGSTLAIQKEHLVSLPIPTSFEEFKNIIITPNFSNITNQKVWVVALTIAIVASIETLLCIEAADRMDFQKRYTNPNVELKAQGIGNMISSLLGGLPMTSVVVRTSANNNAGAKSKMAAIIHGVLLLISVLAIPSILNKIPLATLAAILLLVGYKLAKPATFLHFWHYGKYQFVPFIATLLAVVFTDLLKGVALGIVISIIFVLRGNLKRAYSFRKEEYEDGDIIHIDLAQEVSFLNKAAIKSTLAKIPENSKVIIDAKDTVYIAHDVLDLITEFKEIRSKDLNIKVKLKNFKNEYRLENTDNGNHVSVEHYDFTKRKIIKKEVF from the coding sequence ATGTCAAAAAAAATAAACTTATTCGCCAATCTTAACTCCGACTTTGCCGCTGGGCTAGTGGTTTTTCTAGTAGCTTTACCATTATGCTTAGGTATAGCAATGGCTTCTGGAGCTCCATTGTTTTCTGGCATCATTTCAGGAGTAGTTGGTGGAATCATAGTTGGCTATCTAAGCCAATCACATATAAGTGTGTCCGGACCTGCAGCAGGACTTACCGCTATTATACTAACAGCCGTAACCGACTTTAAAGCTTTTGATATCTTTTTGCTAGCTGCATTTTTAGCTGGTGCAATACAACTTTTATTAGGTTTTGTAAAAGCAGGAAGTATTTCAAATTATTTTCCGAATAATGTAATTGAAGGTATGCTTGCTGGTATTGGTATAATCATTATCTTAAAACAATTACCCCATGCAGTTGGTTACGACACCGACTTTGAAGGCGATGAAGCTTTTTTTCAAACTGACGGAAACAATACTTTTTCTTCGCTTTTAGGTTTCTTTGACTATATCCAATTAGGTTCAATTGTCATCACCCTTATCTCACTTGCAATATTAATTACTTGGGACAAACTTCCTGCTCTAAAAAAACTAAAGCTAATTCCAGGCGCACTAGTCGCTGTAGTTGTAGGCGTAATTTTAAATGAGATATTCACAGTAAGCGGAAGCACTTTGGCAATTCAAAAAGAACATTTGGTTTCTTTACCCATTCCAACATCCTTTGAAGAATTCAAAAACATAATTATTACACCAAATTTCTCTAACATAACCAATCAAAAAGTTTGGGTCGTTGCTCTAACAATAGCCATTGTTGCTTCAATTGAAACGTTATTATGCATAGAAGCTGCCGACAGAATGGATTTTCAAAAAAGATACACCAATCCTAATGTAGAACTCAAAGCCCAAGGAATTGGAAACATGATAAGTTCACTTTTAGGAGGTTTGCCAATGACATCCGTAGTGGTTAGAACTTCAGCCAACAATAATGCTGGAGCCAAATCAAAAATGGCCGCCATTATACACGGTGTTTTGCTATTAATAAGTGTCCTAGCCATTCCATCAATTCTAAACAAAATTCCACTAGCTACGCTCGCAGCTATTCTATTACTAGTAGGATACAAATTGGCTAAACCTGCCACTTTTCTTCATTTTTGGCATTACGGAAAATACCAATTCGTTCCATTCATTGCTACTTTATTAGCTGTTGTATTTACTGATTTATTAAAAGGTGTAGCCTTGGGTATCGTCATCAGTATTATCTTCGTATTAAGAGGAAATTTAAAAAGAGCTTACAGCTTTAGAAAAGAGGAATATGAAGATGGAGATATAATTCATATTGACTTGGCACAAGAGGTTTCTTTTCTTAATAAAGCTGCTATAAAATCAACTCTAGCCAAGATACCTGAAAATTCAAAAGTAATTATAGATGCAAAAGACACCGTTTATATTGCCCACGATGTTTTAGACTTAATCACTGAATTCAAAGAAATTAGGTCTAAAGATTTAAACATCAAAGTGAAGTTAAAAAACTTTAAAAACGAATATCGTCTTGAAAACACCGATAACGGCAATCATGTATCGGTAGAACATTATGATTTTACAAAGCGTAAAATCATTAAAAAAGAAGTTTTTTAA
- a CDS encoding META domain-containing protein, translated as MKKNSLLIAFLVLIMAACTTTKNTTNSPNSLQGEWVLTYISGPRIAFEGLYPGQKPVINFDIAGQKVFGKNSCNSYSGKLTIEGDKINFKDSKMAVTMMACQGNGDRVYMDMLEKIDSYSITEEGKVLTMLGNGVPLMRFEKK; from the coding sequence ATGAAAAAAAATAGTTTACTAATTGCGTTTTTAGTTTTGATAATGGCAGCATGTACTACAACCAAAAATACAACAAATTCTCCAAACTCTTTGCAAGGTGAATGGGTCTTAACATATATTAGTGGTCCACGAATTGCTTTTGAAGGTTTGTATCCTGGGCAAAAACCGGTTATAAATTTTGATATAGCAGGGCAAAAAGTATTTGGAAAGAATAGTTGTAACTCTTATTCAGGAAAATTAACCATCGAAGGTGATAAAATTAATTTTAAAGACAGTAAAATGGCTGTTACAATGATGGCTTGTCAAGGAAATGGTGATCGTGTATATATGGATATGTTAGAAAAAATTGACAGTTATAGCATTACTGAAGAAGGCAAAGTACTTACAATGCTTGGAAATGGAGTGCCTTTAATGCGATTTGAAAAAAAATAA
- a CDS encoding porin: MKKATLILALMLTSNFILAQEEGTKTPPATTFAGSADAYYKYDFANDFSNNKTSFTNSSNSFELGMASIEASHKFGKASVFVDLGFGKRAADFSYNDTSPNDNVTFLIKQLNFTYEFSDKFKIIAGSFATHVGYELVDAVDNKNYSMSYAFTNGPFFNTGVKAQYTAGKFGLMAGITNPTDFKTALDSGTDQKTYIAQLSYTGETGAVYLNFTSGSNNPASDTNATQYDIVATKKLGDKFGIGFNGTYASLKNDSNGSLDASWFALVGYANYMFSDKVSLAYRIEYFDDKDAAKYGLVDNNIFANTLSLNFKEGNFTFIPEIRLDSSSKDFFTKSNGSATGSAGNILFATTYSF; this comes from the coding sequence ATGAAAAAAGCCACCTTAATTTTAGCTTTAATGCTTACGTCGAATTTTATTTTAGCACAAGAGGAAGGAACAAAAACACCTCCAGCAACTACTTTTGCAGGTTCTGCAGATGCATATTACAAATACGATTTTGCAAATGACTTTTCAAATAACAAAACTAGCTTTACCAATTCAAGTAATTCATTCGAACTTGGAATGGCTTCTATTGAGGCATCTCATAAGTTTGGGAAAGCCTCTGTATTTGTTGATTTAGGATTTGGTAAAAGAGCTGCTGATTTCTCATATAATGATACATCTCCAAATGATAATGTTACTTTCTTAATCAAACAGTTGAATTTTACTTATGAATTCTCAGATAAGTTTAAAATAATTGCAGGTAGTTTTGCTACTCACGTTGGTTATGAATTAGTAGATGCTGTTGATAACAAAAACTACAGTATGTCGTATGCGTTTACCAATGGACCTTTCTTTAATACGGGGGTTAAAGCTCAGTATACTGCAGGAAAATTTGGTTTAATGGCTGGGATTACTAATCCAACAGACTTTAAAACTGCATTGGATAGTGGAACAGATCAAAAAACTTACATAGCGCAACTTTCTTATACTGGAGAGACTGGAGCTGTTTACTTGAACTTTACTTCTGGTAGTAATAACCCTGCTTCTGATACTAATGCTACTCAATACGATATTGTAGCTACTAAGAAATTAGGTGATAAGTTTGGAATTGGTTTCAATGGAACTTATGCATCATTGAAAAACGACAGTAATGGTTCTTTAGATGCTAGTTGGTTTGCCTTAGTTGGTTATGCTAATTATATGTTCTCTGACAAAGTTAGTTTGGCTTACAGAATTGAATATTTTGATGATAAAGATGCTGCAAAATATGGTTTAGTTGATAATAATATTTTTGCAAACACTTTGTCTTTAAACTTTAAAGAAGGAAATTTTACTTTCATACCTGAGATTAGATTAGATTCTTCGTCTAAAGATTTTTTCACTAAATCAAATGGAAGTGCTACAGGAAGTGCAGGTAATATCTTGTTTGCGACAACCTATTCATTCTAA
- a CDS encoding calcium:proton antiporter, with translation MKKEIAPHLPYWSIVVPILTCFLYLGKPAEMSTVFLILLSFGLIGTILAAVHHAEVVALRVGEPLGTLVLAIAITTIEVALIVSLMLAGGEGTAFLARDTIFATEMIIMTGIVGGCLLIGGIKFKEQNYGLDGISAALTVLIAISVLTLILPNYTTSVIGPIYNNEQLIFVSFVSLILYGSFLLMQTVKHRDFFLPSDASEHEEVHEVAPTNWVGYISALLLIMALALVVLVAKTLSPSIESGIDSIGAPKSVVGIIIACVVLLPEALSAIKAAMNNRLQSSLNLAFGSALASIGLTIPAVALVSIFFNLDLTLGIDVKSTVLFILSLFILSLSLRTGKTTMIQGVVLLVVFSVYLFITIIP, from the coding sequence ATGAAAAAAGAAATCGCTCCTCATTTGCCATATTGGTCTATAGTTGTTCCTATTTTGACTTGTTTTCTGTATCTAGGAAAACCTGCTGAAATGAGTACTGTGTTTTTAATCCTTTTGTCTTTTGGATTAATAGGAACCATCTTAGCTGCAGTGCATCATGCTGAAGTTGTTGCTCTAAGAGTTGGTGAACCACTTGGTACGCTTGTATTGGCTATTGCAATTACCACAATAGAAGTAGCTTTAATTGTGTCTTTAATGCTTGCTGGTGGTGAAGGAACAGCTTTTTTAGCAAGAGATACAATTTTTGCAACAGAAATGATCATAATGACAGGAATTGTTGGTGGATGTTTGCTAATAGGCGGGATTAAATTTAAAGAACAGAATTACGGATTAGACGGCATTAGCGCTGCTCTTACAGTATTGATAGCAATTTCGGTTTTAACTTTAATTTTACCGAATTATACAACAAGTGTCATAGGACCTATATACAATAATGAGCAATTAATTTTTGTCTCATTTGTTTCTTTAATCTTGTATGGCTCTTTTTTGTTGATGCAGACTGTAAAACATAGGGATTTTTTTTTGCCTTCGGATGCCTCTGAGCATGAGGAAGTGCATGAAGTTGCTCCAACCAATTGGGTTGGTTACATCAGTGCACTTTTATTAATTATGGCTTTGGCTTTGGTCGTTTTGGTAGCAAAAACTTTGTCACCAAGCATTGAAAGTGGAATTGATTCTATCGGTGCTCCCAAATCTGTTGTGGGAATTATAATTGCGTGTGTAGTGCTTTTGCCAGAAGCATTGTCTGCAATTAAAGCAGCTATGAATAATCGCCTGCAGTCTAGTTTGAATTTGGCATTTGGTTCAGCATTGGCAAGTATTGGATTGACAATTCCCGCTGTTGCATTGGTGTCTATTTTTTTTAATTTAGATCTTACTCTTGGAATTGATGTAAAATCAACTGTGTTGTTTATTTTGTCATTATTCATTTTGTCATTGTCATTACGTACAGGAAAAACAACTATGATTCAAGGGGTTGTTTTGCTTGTTGTTTTTTCAGTATATTTATTTATTACTATTATTCCATAA
- a CDS encoding GNAT family N-acetyltransferase produces the protein MIRKATLDDLDALTVLFDQYLVFYKKPTDIKTHKNYLKERLENNEAIVFMAFDEQNKAIGFALNYITFSSLLLSKIVILNDIFVDSSIRKKGTARELIEETKKLAIEIGSPIIRLRTAKNNFVAQNLYNKMGFVRDEHLYGYDLTLTK, from the coding sequence ATGATAAGAAAAGCTACTCTTGACGACCTTGATGCATTAACCGTTTTATTCGATCAATATTTGGTTTTTTATAAAAAGCCTACAGACATCAAAACTCATAAAAACTACTTAAAAGAACGACTAGAAAACAACGAAGCGATTGTATTTATGGCTTTTGACGAACAAAATAAAGCCATAGGATTTGCTTTAAATTACATTACCTTTTCTTCGCTATTGCTAAGCAAAATTGTAATTCTAAACGATATTTTTGTAGACTCTAGTATAAGAAAAAAAGGTACTGCCCGAGAATTAATAGAGGAAACGAAAAAATTAGCCATAGAAATTGGTTCACCAATTATTCGCCTTCGAACGGCTAAGAATAATTTTGTAGCACAAAATTTATATAACAAAATGGGATTTGTTCGCGACGAACATTTGTACGGCTATGATTTAACTTTAACCAAATAG
- a CDS encoding Dps family protein, whose product MKLNTIGLPIQETEKIVIELNVLLSNIQVYYQSLRGMHWNIRGKRFFDLHLKFEELYNDSQLKIDLIAERVLTLGGTPLHTFDDYIKHNQLEVGKDISNDEKAIQLIVDSLASLLTIERKILENASAINDEGTSSMMSDFIVEQEKTIWMMQAWLA is encoded by the coding sequence ATGAAACTAAATACTATTGGTTTACCAATACAAGAGACAGAAAAAATTGTAATAGAGTTGAATGTTTTGTTGTCTAATATTCAAGTGTATTACCAAAGTTTGAGAGGAATGCATTGGAATATTAGAGGAAAACGTTTTTTTGACTTGCATCTTAAATTTGAAGAATTGTACAATGATTCTCAACTGAAGATTGATTTAATTGCAGAGCGTGTACTTACACTAGGAGGAACTCCTTTGCATACTTTTGATGACTATATAAAGCACAACCAATTAGAAGTCGGTAAAGATATTTCTAATGATGAAAAGGCGATTCAACTAATTGTGGATTCTTTGGCAAGTTTGCTAACGATTGAAAGAAAAATTTTAGAAAATGCTTCGGCTATTAATGACGAAGGAACGAGTTCGATGATGAGTGACTTTATTGTAGAACAAGAAAAAACGATATGGATGATGCAGGCTTGGTTGGCTTAA
- a CDS encoding superoxide dismutase: protein MNTQETTFSLPKLPYSYDALEPHIDKLTMEIHYSKHHQAYVTNLNKAIESLDKSIIDKAKNLSSIFENMSLFPEAIRNNGGGHYNHSLFWNLMKPNGGGEPKGKLGEAITATFGSFDAFKKQFADAAAKRFGSGWAWLVISNGKLTITSTPNQDNPLMNLPTIVAKGKPVLALDVWEHAYYLKNQNRRADYIASFWNVVNWEAAEALFIS, encoded by the coding sequence TTGAATACTCAAGAAACAACCTTTAGCTTACCAAAGTTACCTTATTCCTATGATGCACTAGAACCACATATTGATAAGCTTACAATGGAAATTCACTATTCGAAACACCATCAAGCTTATGTGACGAATCTTAATAAAGCAATTGAATCATTAGACAAATCAATTATTGATAAAGCAAAAAACCTCTCTTCTATTTTCGAAAATATGAGTCTTTTCCCTGAAGCCATTCGCAATAATGGAGGTGGACATTACAATCACAGTCTGTTTTGGAATTTAATGAAACCTAACGGTGGTGGAGAACCAAAAGGAAAATTGGGAGAAGCAATAACTGCAACATTTGGATCTTTTGACGCTTTCAAAAAACAATTTGCCGATGCAGCAGCAAAACGCTTTGGCTCAGGATGGGCTTGGTTAGTAATTAGTAACGGAAAATTAACCATTACTTCTACCCCAAATCAAGATAATCCATTAATGAACTTACCTACGATTGTCGCCAAAGGAAAACCTGTTTTGGCACTAGACGTATGGGAACATGCTTATTACTTAAAAAATCAAAACAGAAGAGCTGATTATATCGCTTCTTTTTGGAACGTTGTAAACTGGGAAGCAGCTGAAGCGCTTTTCATCTCTTAA
- the can gene encoding carbonate dehydratase, whose protein sequence is MKDFYKKILDNNKEWVEQSLAKDPNYFQDLAKGQTPPLLWIGCSDSRVPANEIIGAKPGEVFVHRNIANMVVHTDMNMLSVLDYAVNVLKVKHVLVCGHYGCGGIKAAMGNSSIGIIDNWIRHIKDVYRLHNEYLDSIQDEDKRFNTFVEINVKEQVFDLAKTSIVQSAWKNGQELTLHGWVYGLNSGFVTDLQVNISSNKDLDQVYQLKF, encoded by the coding sequence ATGAAGGATTTTTATAAAAAAATACTAGACAACAACAAAGAATGGGTTGAACAATCGTTAGCAAAAGATCCGAACTATTTTCAAGATTTAGCTAAAGGACAAACCCCTCCCCTTTTATGGATAGGATGCTCTGATAGTCGAGTTCCTGCTAACGAAATCATTGGCGCTAAACCAGGCGAAGTATTTGTACACAGGAACATTGCCAATATGGTCGTGCATACCGATATGAACATGCTAAGTGTGTTGGATTACGCCGTTAATGTCTTAAAAGTCAAACACGTTTTAGTTTGCGGACATTATGGTTGCGGAGGAATCAAAGCGGCAATGGGCAATAGTTCTATTGGAATCATTGACAACTGGATTCGACACATAAAAGATGTTTACCGATTACACAATGAATACCTTGACTCAATTCAAGACGAAGATAAACGATTCAATACTTTTGTAGAAATAAATGTAAAAGAACAAGTCTTTGATTTAGCTAAAACATCTATTGTTCAATCGGCCTGGAAAAACGGACAAGAGCTTACTTTACACGGATGGGTTTATGGCTTAAACTCTGGATTTGTAACAGATTTACAAGTTAATATTAGCTCTAACAAAGATTTAGACCAAGTATATCAATTAAAATTTTAA